One segment of Schistocerca cancellata isolate TAMUIC-IGC-003103 chromosome 2, iqSchCanc2.1, whole genome shotgun sequence DNA contains the following:
- the LOC126162348 gene encoding uncharacterized protein LOC126162348, whose amino-acid sequence MNHDVPAEHSRAVPDVQHSKTGLDTKNHLHVVEQPHSMLWQSGIHHGASGLDMNQFVAVQHGYATPNVQHSTTGLDTHNQVHVEQPRTMPWQPGVHHGASGVCKVNLMEITIFEYNEI is encoded by the exons ATGAATCATGATGTTCCTGCAGAGCATAGTCGTGCCGTGCCAGATGTGCAGCACAGCAAAACAG gGCTTGACACCAAAAATCACTTGCATGTTGTAGAACAACCACACAGTATGTTATGGCAGTCAGGTATTCATCATGGTGCATCAG GGCTGGACATGAACCAGTTTGTTGCTGTGCAGCATGGTTATGCCACACCAAATGTGCAACACAGCACAACAG GGCTTGACACCCACAATCAGGTCCATGTTGAACAACCACGCACTATGCCATGGCAGCCTGGTGTTCATCATGGTGCATCAGGTGTGTGTAAAGTAAATCTAATGGAGATAACAATATTTGAGTATAATGAAATCTGA